The region CGCGCGGCTGGGCGCTCTTTCTGTCCGGGGTCGGTCTGTGGACCTGGGTGATCTGGCCACGGTTCGGTCTGGCGATCTGGCAGGACCCCCGGTCGTGGTCGACCGGAGAAGTGGGCGCGGGGTCGCCGACCAGCTTTCTCTGGGTACACGCGGTACTGATCGGAG is a window of Micromonospora sp. NBC_01699 DNA encoding:
- a CDS encoding SCO4848 family membrane protein — protein: MTLSRGWALFLSGVGLWTWVIWPRFGLAIWQDPRSWSTGEVGAGSPTSFLWVHAVLIGASLAIGTTVGLLGLRAWRATRRTGQNR